In one Erythrobacteraceae bacterium WH01K genomic region, the following are encoded:
- a CDS encoding helix-turn-helix domain-containing protein has protein sequence MAGDVREPLKELSACGLPDALEAMGERWSFMILRASFNGLHHFEEFLSELGIARNILSNRLGRLVDHGILDREPCPDDRRRIEYRLTERGFDLLPAMLALRQWGQKYGEDFVDTDPVLVDGQDHMPVGPVAILAHDGRILGPGDLNMIARKDLPEAGRDRAEGELAPGTRGWTADDEPATVAAE, from the coding sequence ATGGCCGGAGACGTTCGTGAGCCGCTGAAGGAATTGAGCGCCTGCGGCCTGCCCGACGCGCTGGAGGCGATGGGTGAGCGCTGGAGCTTCATGATCCTGCGGGCCAGTTTCAACGGGCTTCACCATTTCGAGGAGTTCCTGAGCGAACTGGGCATCGCGCGGAACATCCTGTCGAACCGTCTTGGCCGCCTGGTCGATCACGGTATCCTCGACCGCGAACCGTGCCCCGACGATCGCCGCCGCATCGAATACCGGTTGACCGAGCGGGGGTTCGACCTGCTGCCGGCCATGCTGGCGCTGCGGCAATGGGGCCAGAAATACGGCGAGGATTTCGTCGATACCGACCCGGTGCTGGTGGACGGCCAGGATCACATGCCGGTCGGCCCCGTGGCCATTCTGGCGCATGATGGCCGTATCCTGGGCCCGGGCGACCTCAACATGATCGCTCGCAAGGATCTGCCGGAGGCGGGCAGGGACCGGGCCGAAGGCGAACTTGCCCCCGGCACGCGCGGCTGGACCGCCGATGACGAGCCGGCCACCGTTGCAGCCGAATAA
- the ykgO gene encoding type B 50S ribosomal protein L36 — MKVRNSLKSLKNRHRDCRVIRRRGRTYVINKTNRRFKARQG, encoded by the coding sequence ATGAAAGTTCGTAACAGCCTCAAGTCGCTGAAAAATCGCCATCGCGATTGCCGCGTGATTCGTCGCCGCGGCCGTACCTACGTGATCAACAAGACCAACCGCCGCTTCAAGGCACGCCAGGGCTGA
- a CDS encoding helix-turn-helix transcriptional regulator has protein sequence MPFDPALTGIIDDIYEGSLDENRWRSAMRGFLGVTGARAAFLAIVDNNRQSVVASTVVGPEESRLDDALSLYREELVELDPGFNIERHDGGRFRFGDTSNLNTSDPDAWRAFIRHDFGSGDYHSLISSTSGSLSVSLALHTHPEQTAITPEQERVHDIVFSHLSRAARLLVSRPELARSEEALILVDENAHVLDASPGAEAILSAGCALGVGEGKLRVQRGAQDDALKQHIRRACQPSSAEGAGSWMTLPSSRRLTPWLVYFEPVPLLPLGSEQKVFGCMIRLTGGAPRSGPEESMIAEIFGLTRREAEVAARMVRSADDLKTIASELGMAYETARTHARSLMAKIGVGNRIELIMELSRYR, from the coding sequence ATGCCATTCGATCCGGCACTGACCGGCATCATCGACGACATTTACGAGGGATCGCTCGACGAAAATCGGTGGCGGTCTGCCATGCGCGGATTCCTGGGTGTGACCGGCGCACGCGCGGCGTTTCTCGCCATCGTCGACAATAACAGGCAGTCCGTCGTGGCAAGCACGGTGGTCGGTCCGGAGGAATCCCGCCTGGACGATGCCCTTTCCCTCTACCGCGAGGAACTGGTCGAACTCGACCCGGGCTTCAACATAGAGCGGCACGATGGCGGCCGCTTCCGGTTCGGCGACACCAGCAATCTCAACACGTCCGATCCGGACGCATGGCGCGCTTTCATCCGGCACGATTTCGGCAGTGGCGATTATCACAGCCTGATCAGTTCGACGAGCGGCAGCCTGAGCGTCTCTCTCGCGCTGCACACACACCCCGAACAGACCGCCATCACGCCCGAACAGGAACGCGTTCACGATATCGTCTTCAGCCATCTGAGCCGGGCAGCGCGCCTGCTGGTGAGCCGCCCGGAGCTGGCGCGGAGCGAGGAAGCGCTGATCCTGGTCGACGAGAACGCCCATGTCCTCGACGCAAGCCCGGGTGCGGAGGCGATCCTGTCTGCAGGCTGTGCGCTGGGCGTCGGCGAGGGCAAGCTGCGAGTCCAGCGCGGGGCGCAGGACGACGCGCTTAAACAGCACATACGCCGCGCCTGTCAGCCTTCCTCCGCCGAGGGCGCGGGTAGCTGGATGACATTGCCATCTTCCCGCAGGCTGACCCCCTGGCTGGTTTATTTCGAGCCTGTCCCCCTGCTGCCGCTGGGTAGCGAGCAGAAGGTCTTCGGATGCATGATCCGGCTGACAGGCGGCGCTCCGCGGTCGGGGCCGGAGGAATCAATGATTGCCGAGATATTCGGCCTGACCCGGCGGGAGGCAGAGGTTGCAGCGCGAATGGTCCGGTCGGCCGACGACCTGAAGACCATCGCAAGCGAGCTCGGCATGGCCTACGAAACGGCGCGCACCCATGCCCGGTCATTGATGGCAAAGATCGGTGTCGGAAACCGGATCGAACTGATTATGGAACTGTCGCGATATCGCTAG
- a CDS encoding ParA family protein → MAVVAVYSVKGGVGKTTMAANLAWCSAEISCRSTLLWDLDASGGASFLLGVEPRKKKVATSVFALERDPEKLIRTTGYRRLDVLPADETIRALENQFMDIGKRKRLAKIAAQLGKDYERIIFDCPPVLNETSAQVVRAADLIIVPLPPSPLSTRAFDRVVEEVKANTSRHPPILPVLSMLDLRRTLHRSAREENPDWPSIPQASAAEQCAVRQQPVGAFAPRSPAARSFQHLWTAIERKLAKRK, encoded by the coding sequence ATGGCAGTCGTAGCGGTCTACAGCGTCAAGGGCGGCGTCGGGAAGACGACGATGGCGGCCAACCTCGCCTGGTGCTCGGCCGAGATCTCCTGCCGCAGCACCCTGCTGTGGGACCTGGACGCATCGGGCGGGGCCAGTTTCCTGCTCGGCGTCGAACCGCGGAAGAAAAAAGTCGCGACCAGCGTGTTCGCGCTGGAGCGGGACCCGGAAAAGCTGATCCGGACAACGGGTTATCGCAGGCTGGATGTCCTGCCGGCGGACGAGACGATCCGCGCGCTGGAAAACCAGTTCATGGATATCGGCAAGCGCAAACGGCTGGCCAAGATCGCCGCCCAGTTGGGCAAGGATTACGAGCGGATTATCTTCGACTGTCCGCCGGTCCTCAACGAAACCAGCGCGCAGGTCGTGCGCGCCGCCGACCTCATCATCGTGCCGCTGCCGCCATCGCCGCTTTCGACGCGCGCATTCGACCGCGTGGTGGAAGAGGTGAAGGCGAACACGTCGCGCCATCCCCCGATCCTGCCCGTGCTGTCCATGCTGGACTTGCGGCGCACGCTCCATCGCTCGGCACGGGAAGAAAACCCCGACTGGCCCAGCATTCCGCAGGCGAGCGCGGCCGAACAATGTGCAGTGCGCCAGCAACCGGTCGGCGCCTTTGCCCCGCGCAGCCCCGCCGCTCGGTCGTTCCAGCACCTGTGGACGGCCATAGAGCGCAAGCTGGCGAAGCGGAAATAG
- a CDS encoding replicative DNA helicase, translated as MADQDLMIRSDAPTPADSGAKEGESGRSLPSNIEAEAAFLGAVLIDNRVIEDLQTPIGPQHFYAPIHARIYERVLSLIDRNATASPVTLKPYFEGDGALSELGGTTYLAQLTADGQGLLAPRDLADQIYDLALLRELVTVGRDLVEGALDTSETVEPMRQIEEAEASLFAVAEGAATGNEASTFRSAALTALKLAETAMNSGGGVSGKTSGLASLDDKTAGLHDSDLIILAGRPGMGKTSLATNIAFNCAEEHLKFMQDGGDVNQGAPVAFFSLEMSADQLATRILAEQAEISSEALRSGTMKREEFQKLAHASQRLAELPLYIDDTPALSVSGLRTRARRLKRKHDIGLIVVDYLQLMQGSKRSQDSRVNEISEISRGLKTLAKELAVPVIALSQLSRAVEQREDKRPMLSDLRESGSIEQDADMVWFIFRGDYYHEALRPDMPNENSSPDIAEKYAIWEERYLELKNRATLIVAKQRHGSTGNVPLHFQPEITKFSSPNMKDYSDYGYE; from the coding sequence ATGGCAGACCAAGACCTCATGATCCGATCCGATGCGCCGACTCCCGCCGATAGTGGCGCGAAAGAGGGCGAATCGGGCCGCAGCCTGCCATCGAATATCGAGGCCGAGGCCGCGTTCCTCGGTGCTGTGCTGATCGACAACCGGGTGATCGAGGATTTGCAGACGCCCATCGGCCCGCAGCACTTCTACGCCCCGATCCATGCCCGCATCTACGAACGCGTACTGTCGCTGATCGACCGGAACGCGACGGCCAGCCCGGTGACGCTCAAACCCTATTTCGAAGGGGACGGGGCATTGTCGGAACTGGGCGGGACGACCTATCTCGCCCAGTTGACGGCGGACGGCCAGGGCCTGCTCGCCCCGCGCGACCTGGCCGACCAGATCTACGACCTTGCCCTGCTGCGCGAACTGGTGACGGTGGGCCGCGATCTCGTCGAAGGCGCGCTGGACACCAGCGAGACGGTCGAGCCGATGCGCCAGATCGAGGAGGCGGAGGCCTCGCTCTTCGCAGTGGCGGAAGGGGCGGCGACCGGGAACGAGGCGTCGACCTTCCGCTCCGCAGCCCTGACCGCGCTCAAACTGGCCGAAACCGCCATGAATTCCGGCGGCGGCGTGTCGGGCAAGACGTCCGGCCTCGCATCGCTCGACGACAAGACGGCCGGCCTGCACGATTCCGACCTCATCATCCTTGCCGGACGCCCCGGCATGGGCAAGACCTCGCTCGCCACCAATATCGCCTTCAATTGCGCCGAAGAACACCTGAAGTTCATGCAGGACGGCGGCGATGTGAACCAGGGCGCGCCGGTCGCCTTCTTCAGCCTGGAAATGAGCGCCGACCAGCTTGCCACGCGTATCCTGGCCGAACAGGCGGAAATCTCGTCCGAGGCGCTGCGTTCGGGTACGATGAAGCGGGAAGAGTTCCAGAAGCTCGCCCATGCAAGCCAGCGGCTCGCGGAACTGCCGCTCTATATCGACGATACGCCCGCCCTGTCCGTCTCCGGCCTGCGGACCCGCGCGCGGCGGCTGAAGCGCAAGCACGATATCGGGCTGATCGTGGTCGATTACCTGCAGCTGATGCAGGGATCCAAGCGCAGCCAGGACAGCCGCGTCAACGAAATCTCGGAAATCAGTCGCGGGCTGAAGACCCTGGCGAAGGAGCTGGCCGTGCCGGTCATCGCACTGTCCCAGCTGAGCCGTGCGGTGGAACAGCGCGAGGACAAGCGCCCGATGTTGTCCGACCTTCGCGAATCCGGCTCGATCGAGCAGGACGCCGACATGGTCTGGTTCATCTTCCGCGGCGACTATTACCACGAGGCGCTGCGCCCGGACATGCCGAACGAGAATTCCAGCCCCGACATCGCGGAAAAATACGCGATCTGGGAAGAACGCTACCTGGAACTGAAAAACCGCGCGACCTTGATCGTGGCCAAGCAGCGTCATGGTTCGACCGGCAACGTCCCGCTGCACTTCCAGCCCGAGATCACGAAGTTCTCGTCCCCGAACATGAAGGATTACAGCGATTACGGCTACGAATAG
- a CDS encoding glycoside hydrolase family 25 protein, with product MARKRNRGGWLWKGVLALAVMAGIAAAWLWWDTAHWRPDEGAYPDQGVEISARDGTVNFRTLRALGAKFAYLHASDGETAQDPAFVANLRSAREAGLQVGAIHRFDPCRPADRQSANFTRMVPRDNDLLPPVIALTRGTGECAVRVNEAAVESELMTLANQIENHEAKPVILKITPEFEAEYGIAGRIERQLWLVRTRFLPDYGGRPWLIWTANEELRVEATETPLRWLVVRS from the coding sequence ATGGCGCGCAAGAGGAACCGGGGCGGCTGGCTCTGGAAGGGCGTATTGGCGCTGGCCGTCATGGCAGGCATCGCCGCTGCATGGCTGTGGTGGGACACGGCCCACTGGCGCCCGGACGAGGGAGCCTATCCGGACCAGGGCGTCGAGATCTCCGCCCGCGACGGGACCGTCAATTTCCGCACCCTGCGGGCATTGGGGGCGAAATTCGCCTATCTCCATGCGAGCGACGGAGAGACGGCGCAGGATCCGGCCTTCGTCGCCAATCTGCGCAGCGCGCGAGAGGCAGGGCTGCAGGTGGGCGCGATCCACCGCTTCGATCCGTGCCGCCCTGCCGACCGGCAATCCGCCAATTTCACGCGCATGGTCCCGCGCGACAACGACCTGCTGCCGCCGGTCATCGCCCTCACCCGGGGGACCGGCGAGTGCGCCGTGCGCGTGAACGAGGCCGCGGTCGAAAGCGAGCTCATGACGCTTGCCAACCAGATCGAGAATCACGAGGCCAAGCCGGTGATCCTGAAAATCACCCCGGAGTTCGAGGCGGAATACGGCATTGCCGGCCGGATAGAGCGCCAGTTATGGCTCGTCCGGACACGGTTCCTGCCCGACTATGGCGGGCGGCCATGGCTTATCTGGACGGCAAACGAGGAATTGCGCGTGGAAGCAACCGAAACCCCGCTTCGCTGGCTGGTGGTGCGATCATGA
- the galE gene encoding UDP-glucose 4-epimerase GalE: MNDMPTTASSGKTVLVTGGAGYIGSHAVLALRDAGRKVAVIDNLVTGFRFAVPDDVPFFEGDIADDELVAHILAEHDVGAIMHFAGSVVVPESVENPLKYYDNNTGRTRALLASAVRGGVPHFIFSSTAATYGVPETSPVTERTPQQPINPYGWSKLFTERMLADVVAAHPMNYCALRYFNVAGADPEGRTGQSTKGATHLIKVAVEAALGKRESVGVYGTDYDTPDGTGVRDYIHVSDLAAAHVHALEALEAQPGRSLTMNCGYGRGFSVLEVLDAVDRVTGGRIERVMEPRRAGDPAALVSDPALIRSTLPWQPQHDDLDRIVAHALQWERRLGEIQDASS; this comes from the coding sequence ATGAACGATATGCCGACCACCGCCTCTTCCGGGAAGACGGTGCTGGTGACGGGCGGGGCCGGCTATATCGGCAGCCATGCAGTGCTCGCTTTGCGCGATGCAGGCCGCAAGGTCGCGGTCATCGACAATCTGGTCACGGGCTTCCGCTTCGCCGTCCCGGACGACGTGCCTTTCTTCGAAGGCGACATCGCGGATGACGAACTGGTCGCCCATATTCTGGCGGAGCACGATGTCGGCGCGATCATGCATTTTGCGGGCAGCGTGGTGGTCCCGGAATCGGTCGAAAATCCGCTAAAATATTACGACAACAATACCGGTCGCACCCGCGCCCTGCTGGCATCGGCGGTTCGCGGCGGCGTGCCGCATTTTATCTTCAGCTCGACCGCCGCGACCTATGGCGTGCCCGAAACCTCTCCGGTGACGGAGCGGACGCCGCAACAGCCGATCAACCCCTATGGCTGGTCGAAGCTGTTTACGGAGCGGATGCTGGCCGATGTCGTGGCGGCGCACCCGATGAACTATTGCGCGCTGCGCTATTTCAACGTTGCGGGTGCCGATCCGGAAGGGCGCACCGGCCAGTCGACGAAGGGCGCAACCCATCTGATCAAGGTCGCGGTCGAAGCTGCTCTGGGCAAGAGGGAGAGTGTCGGCGTCTATGGCACGGATTACGATACGCCGGACGGAACCGGGGTGCGGGATTACATCCATGTGAGCGACCTTGCCGCGGCCCATGTCCATGCGCTTGAGGCACTGGAGGCGCAGCCCGGACGCTCCCTCACCATGAATTGCGGGTATGGCCGCGGCTTTTCCGTCCTCGAGGTGCTGGACGCGGTGGACCGGGTGACGGGCGGCCGGATAGAGCGGGTAATGGAACCTCGGCGGGCGGGGGACCCGGCAGCGCTGGTTTCCGATCCGGCCCTGATTCGCAGCACGCTGCCCTGGCAGCCGCAGCATGACGATCTCGACCGGATCGTGGCGCACGCCCTGCAATGGGAACGCAGGCTGGGCGAGATTCAGGACGCTTCTTCTTGA
- a CDS encoding phosphatidylserine/phosphatidylglycerophosphate/cardiolipin synthase family protein has protein sequence MTDVLPQDTTGAAPPVPPEEYSDPPSFSASVDGLDLWLYPRGGERLEALLALVEGAKHSLKLCFYIFAKDDVGRRMRTALTEAATRGVKVTLIVDGFGAEADARFFRDFTAAGGDFRVFSSRASLRYLIRNHQKIALADDERAIVGGFNIADDYFAPPTDNGWNDLAVWLEGRAVSPLVDWYDNLLEWTDSDGVEWKHVRHAVREWDAGAGAVRWLMGGPTRKLSSWARTVGRDLENGRRLDLMMAYFSPPKRLLRKIGKIAQQGQANLVMAGKSDNAATIGASRSLYDYLLHKGADVYEFDACKMHTKLLVLDDAVYLGSANFDMRSLYINLEIVLRVEDAAFADRMREFIASHLPASLDVTPQVHRRRNTLWNRIRWNFSWFLVGVMDYTVSRRLNLGL, from the coding sequence ATGACCGATGTCCTTCCGCAAGACACCACAGGCGCGGCACCGCCGGTTCCACCGGAGGAATATTCCGATCCGCCCAGCTTTTCCGCCTCGGTCGACGGGCTGGATCTGTGGCTCTATCCGCGGGGCGGGGAACGTCTGGAGGCCCTGTTGGCGTTGGTCGAGGGGGCGAAGCACTCGCTCAAACTCTGCTTTTATATCTTCGCGAAGGACGATGTGGGCAGGCGCATGCGCACCGCGCTGACCGAGGCGGCGACACGCGGGGTCAAGGTCACGCTGATCGTGGACGGTTTCGGGGCGGAAGCCGATGCGAGGTTCTTCCGCGATTTCACTGCGGCCGGCGGGGATTTCCGCGTTTTCTCGTCACGCGCATCGCTGCGATACCTCATACGCAACCACCAGAAGATCGCGCTGGCCGACGATGAGCGCGCGATCGTCGGCGGTTTCAATATCGCCGACGACTATTTCGCGCCGCCGACAGACAATGGCTGGAACGACCTTGCCGTATGGCTGGAGGGGCGGGCAGTCTCGCCGCTGGTCGATTGGTACGACAACCTGCTGGAATGGACCGATTCCGACGGGGTGGAATGGAAGCATGTCCGCCACGCCGTGCGCGAGTGGGATGCGGGTGCGGGGGCGGTCCGATGGCTGATGGGCGGCCCGACGCGCAAGCTGTCGAGCTGGGCGCGCACGGTCGGCCGCGACCTGGAGAATGGCCGCCGCCTCGACCTGATGATGGCCTATTTCTCCCCGCCGAAACGGCTGCTGAGGAAGATCGGCAAGATTGCGCAGCAGGGGCAGGCCAACCTTGTGATGGCGGGCAAGTCCGACAATGCCGCCACCATCGGCGCCTCGCGCTCGCTTTACGATTACCTGCTGCACAAGGGTGCGGACGTCTACGAATTCGACGCCTGCAAGATGCATACGAAGCTGCTGGTGCTGGACGATGCCGTTTACCTAGGCAGCGCCAATTTCGACATGCGCAGCCTGTATATCAATCTCGAGATCGTCCTTCGGGTTGAGGACGCGGCCTTTGCCGACCGGATGCGCGAATTCATCGCCAGCCACCTGCCGGCCTCGCTCGACGTGACCCCGCAGGTGCATCGCAGGCGCAACACGCTGTGGAACAGGATCCGCTGGAATTTCAGCTGGTTCCTGGTCGGGGTGATGGATTACACGGTCAGCCGGCGGCTAAATCTCGGGCTATAG
- a CDS encoding M14-type cytosolic carboxypeptidase: MTDIGIDTQFDSGNIEVLSISGASARLALHKDNQSDFAQWFHFRVHGAADRELELKITGLENSAYPAGWPDYDACVSEDRDFWGRAASSYDKDEDGGTLTIRYTPGTDIAWFAYFAPYSMERHHDLVAESAASEGVEYRRLGQTLDGQPLDCLEMGDGARQVWLYARQHPGESMAEWWMEGALEVLCDPTDTVGRALRKHCRLHVVPNCNPDGSRRGHLRTNAVGTNLNREWAEPSAEASPEVLAIRAAMDESGVDFAMDVHGDEAIAAVFLAGFEGIPSWTDDLGDRFYRYQSILERRTPDFQTAKGYPKSAPGTANLAISTNQVAERYKACAMTLEMPFKDNADWPYEAQGWSPERSKLLARDCLAALLEWIESE, encoded by the coding sequence ATGACCGACATCGGTATCGATACCCAGTTCGACAGCGGCAATATCGAGGTGCTGTCCATTTCCGGCGCCAGCGCCAGGCTGGCCCTGCACAAGGACAACCAGTCCGATTTCGCGCAGTGGTTCCATTTCCGCGTTCATGGCGCGGCCGACCGGGAACTGGAGCTGAAGATCACCGGTCTGGAAAACAGCGCCTATCCCGCCGGCTGGCCGGACTATGATGCCTGCGTCAGCGAAGACCGGGATTTCTGGGGCCGAGCGGCGTCGAGCTATGACAAGGACGAGGACGGCGGCACGCTGACCATCCGCTACACGCCCGGCACCGACATCGCCTGGTTCGCCTATTTCGCGCCCTACTCCATGGAACGCCATCACGACCTCGTCGCCGAAAGCGCCGCTTCGGAAGGCGTGGAGTATCGCCGCCTCGGCCAGACGCTGGACGGCCAGCCGCTCGATTGCCTGGAAATGGGAGACGGCGCGCGGCAGGTCTGGCTGTATGCGCGCCAGCACCCGGGCGAAAGCATGGCCGAATGGTGGATGGAAGGCGCACTGGAAGTCCTGTGCGATCCGACCGACACGGTCGGCCGTGCCCTGCGCAAACATTGCCGCCTGCATGTCGTGCCCAATTGCAATCCCGACGGCTCGCGCCGGGGCCACCTGCGCACCAATGCGGTCGGGACCAATCTCAACCGCGAATGGGCGGAACCGAGCGCCGAGGCATCGCCCGAAGTGCTCGCCATTCGTGCGGCGATGGACGAAAGCGGTGTCGACTTCGCCATGGATGTCCACGGCGACGAGGCGATTGCCGCCGTCTTCCTTGCCGGGTTCGAGGGTATCCCGTCCTGGACCGACGATCTTGGCGACAGGTTCTATCGCTACCAGTCCATTCTGGAGCGGCGCACGCCGGACTTCCAGACGGCGAAGGGGTATCCTAAATCCGCCCCGGGCACGGCAAACCTCGCCATCAGCACCAACCAGGTGGCGGAGCGATACAAGGCCTGCGCGATGACGCTGGAAATGCCTTTCAAGGATAATGCGGACTGGCCCTACGAGGCCCAGGGATGGAGCCCGGAACGCAGCAAGTTGCTGGCGCGTGACTGCCTGGCCGCCCTGCTGGAATGGATCGAAAGCGAATGA
- a CDS encoding UPF0262 family protein: MTQTLPTWRLSHVELDEETILWRNADVEQERRVAIYDLIEENVFRPVRASEAGKNGPYRLKLSVQDGRLAMDIRSEQDEALEMIVLGLARFRRPIREYFAICDSYYQAIRKATPAEIETIDMARRGVHNTASELLLDRLEGKVETDFATARRLFTLICVLHIRG; the protein is encoded by the coding sequence ATGACCCAAACACTTCCCACCTGGCGCCTGTCGCATGTCGAACTCGACGAGGAGACGATTCTCTGGCGCAACGCCGATGTCGAGCAGGAGCGGCGCGTGGCGATCTACGACCTGATCGAGGAGAACGTGTTTCGCCCTGTCCGTGCCTCCGAAGCAGGGAAGAACGGGCCTTACCGGCTGAAACTGTCGGTGCAGGACGGGCGGCTGGCCATGGACATCCGCAGCGAACAGGACGAGGCGCTGGAGATGATCGTCCTGGGGCTGGCGCGGTTCCGCCGACCGATCCGCGAGTATTTCGCGATCTGCGACAGCTATTACCAGGCGATTCGCAAGGCGACCCCGGCCGAGATCGAGACGATCGACATGGCCCGGCGGGGGGTTCACAATACGGCGTCCGAACTGCTGCTCGACCGGCTGGAAGGCAAGGTCGAAACCGACTTCGCCACCGCGCGGCGGCTCTTTACCCTGATCTGCGTCCTGCACATCCGGGGCTGA
- a CDS encoding HAD family phosphatase, with product MTKQGPDTEAKKAGSVKAVVFDVGRVIVQWDLRCLIEKVVHDPAERDWVLAHVVTPAWHFQHDAGRRIEEMVAERAALFPAHTDAIQAYATRFNETIPGRVPGTAELIERLSDAGVPLFAITNFGAEFWDRFAPTEPVLGLFRDIVVSGREKLVKPDPAIFRRAAKRFGHAPQDMLFIDDNADNIAGAAAEGWQTHHFHDAEALETDLAARGLLPR from the coding sequence ATGACCAAGCAAGGACCCGATACCGAAGCGAAGAAAGCGGGATCGGTGAAGGCGGTCGTCTTCGATGTCGGCCGGGTCATCGTCCAGTGGGACCTTCGCTGCCTGATCGAGAAGGTGGTCCATGATCCCGCCGAGCGGGACTGGGTGCTGGCCCACGTGGTCACGCCGGCATGGCATTTCCAGCACGATGCCGGGCGCCGGATCGAAGAGATGGTGGCAGAGCGCGCCGCGCTGTTCCCTGCCCATACCGATGCGATCCAGGCCTATGCGACCCGCTTCAACGAGACCATTCCGGGCCGCGTGCCCGGCACGGCGGAACTGATAGAGCGCCTGTCGGATGCGGGCGTTCCGCTATTCGCGATCACCAATTTCGGGGCCGAGTTCTGGGACCGCTTCGCCCCGACGGAGCCGGTGCTCGGCCTGTTCCGCGATATCGTGGTGTCGGGACGGGAAAAGCTGGTGAAACCCGATCCGGCCATTTTCCGCCGCGCGGCCAAGAGATTCGGGCACGCGCCGCAGGACATGCTGTTCATCGACGACAATGCCGACAATATCGCCGGTGCGGCGGCCGAAGGCTGGCAGACGCATCACTTCCACGACGCCGAAGCGCTGGAAACCGATCTGGCCGCAAGGGGGCTATTGCCGCGCTGA
- the rpoZ gene encoding DNA-directed RNA polymerase subunit omega: MARVTVEDCVDKIPNRFDLVLLAAQRARDISGGAELTLERDRDKNPVVALREIAEQNIKPKELKESVVTNLQKILPDDDDDIDEIGSLSQSAEALRITASAPTRSTSIGADYEG; this comes from the coding sequence ATGGCGCGCGTTACCGTCGAAGATTGTGTCGACAAGATCCCCAACCGTTTCGATCTCGTCCTGCTTGCAGCTCAGCGCGCACGCGACATTTCCGGCGGTGCAGAGCTGACCCTGGAACGCGACCGGGACAAGAATCCCGTCGTCGCCCTGCGCGAAATCGCGGAACAGAACATCAAGCCGAAAGAACTGAAGGAATCGGTCGTCACCAACCTGCAGAAGATCCTGCCGGACGACGACGACGACATCGATGAAATCGGTTCTCTCAGCCAGTCGGCAGAGGCACTGCGGATCACCGCTTCCGCCCCGACCCGCTCGACCTCGATCGGGGCCGATTACGAAGGCTGA
- a CDS encoding cytidine deaminase, whose translation MTDTQREDALIAAARDAATRSYSPYSEYSVGSALGFADGSVVTGTNIENASYGLALCAETVAAAKAMADGVRGGLEIVAVTGPADKGGGAPITPCGRCRQVLNELAQLGGTDPLVLCVGDTETRRIRLSALLPHAFGPASLD comes from the coding sequence ATGACGGACACGCAGCGCGAAGATGCCCTGATTGCAGCGGCTCGGGATGCTGCGACCCGGTCCTACAGCCCCTATTCCGAATACAGCGTCGGCTCCGCGCTGGGGTTCGCCGACGGGTCGGTCGTGACCGGCACGAATATCGAGAATGCGAGCTACGGCCTAGCTCTGTGCGCGGAAACGGTGGCGGCCGCGAAGGCGATGGCAGACGGCGTGCGCGGAGGCCTGGAAATCGTGGCGGTCACGGGCCCTGCGGACAAGGGCGGGGGCGCGCCGATCACCCCGTGCGGGCGTTGCCGGCAGGTGCTGAACGAACTCGCACAGCTTGGCGGAACCGATCCGCTGGTGCTCTGCGTGGGCGACACCGAGACACGGCGCATCCGGCTGAGCGCGCTGCTCCCGCACGCTTTCGGTCCGGCCAGTCTCGACTGA